A section of the Citrobacter farmeri genome encodes:
- the satP gene encoding acetate uptake transporter, which yields MGNTKLANPAPLGLMGFGMTTILLNLHNAGFFALDGIILAMGIFYGGIAQIFAGLLEYKKGNTFGLTAFTSYGSFWLTLVAILLMPKMGLTEAPNAQFLGAYLGLWGVFTLFMFFGTLTGARALQFVFLSLTVLFALLAVGNIVGNESVIHFAGWIGLICGASAIYLAMGEVLNEQFGRTILPIGDTH from the coding sequence ATGGGCAACACTAAGTTGGCTAACCCGGCACCGCTGGGCCTGATGGGCTTCGGCATGACCACCATTCTGCTTAACCTGCATAACGCGGGTTTCTTCGCCCTTGACGGTATTATTCTCGCGATGGGAATTTTCTACGGCGGTATCGCGCAAATTTTTGCCGGCCTGCTGGAATACAAAAAAGGGAACACCTTCGGTTTGACCGCATTCACGTCTTACGGCTCGTTCTGGCTGACGTTAGTTGCGATCCTGCTGATGCCGAAAATGGGTCTGACAGAAGCGCCGAATGCGCAGTTCCTCGGTGCCTACCTGGGTCTGTGGGGCGTATTCACGCTGTTTATGTTCTTCGGCACGCTGACAGGTGCACGCGCATTGCAGTTCGTGTTCCTGAGTCTGACGGTTCTGTTCGCCCTGTTGGCCGTGGGTAACATCGTGGGTAACGAATCGGTGATCCATTTTGCCGGCTGGATTGGCTTAATCTGTGGTGCCAGCGCCATTTACCTGGCAATGGGTGAAGTGCTGAACGAACAGTTCGGCCGTACCATTCTGCCGATTGGTGATACGCACTAA
- a CDS encoding MFS transporter, with translation MSQHTRPLNRQDYKTLTLAALGGALEFYDFIIFVFFAAVVGELFFPADIPEWLRQVQTFGIFAAGYLARPLGGIIMAHFGDLVGRKKMFTLSILLMAVPTLAMGLLPTYASIGIVAPLLLLLMRILQGAAIGGEVPGAWVFVAEHVPERRIGMACGTLTAGLTVGILLGSVVATQINTHLTQQAVHDYGWRIPFLLGGVFGLVAMYLRRWLQETPIFLEMQQRKKLAQELPVKSVVVKHQKAVVISMLLTWLLSAGIVVVILMSPVWLQKQYGLAPALTLQANSVATIMLCLGCLLAGFIVDRVGASKTFIIGSILLACSSGLFYHLAGAHSQYLFLLYGLVGLCVGVVGAVPYVMVRAFPAEVRFTGISFSYNVSYAIFGGLTPIAVTLLMSVSPMAPAWYVLALSLVGLGLGVWLRQDMYYRDTEMQAELQQP, from the coding sequence ATGTCACAACATACACGCCCCCTGAATCGCCAGGATTACAAAACGCTGACGCTGGCCGCTCTTGGCGGTGCGCTTGAATTTTACGACTTCATTATCTTCGTCTTTTTCGCTGCCGTGGTGGGGGAGTTGTTTTTCCCCGCTGATATTCCCGAATGGCTTCGTCAGGTACAAACATTTGGCATCTTCGCTGCCGGGTATCTGGCACGTCCGTTAGGCGGCATCATCATGGCGCATTTTGGCGATTTGGTCGGGCGCAAAAAGATGTTCACCTTGAGCATTCTGCTGATGGCCGTGCCGACGCTGGCGATGGGGTTGTTGCCAACCTATGCATCGATTGGGATTGTCGCGCCGTTATTGTTGCTGTTGATGCGCATTCTGCAGGGCGCTGCGATTGGCGGTGAAGTGCCGGGCGCATGGGTGTTCGTCGCCGAGCACGTCCCTGAACGTCGAATTGGAATGGCTTGCGGTACGCTGACGGCAGGTTTGACGGTGGGGATCCTGTTAGGTTCGGTGGTGGCGACGCAAATTAACACGCACCTGACGCAGCAGGCCGTGCATGACTATGGCTGGCGAATTCCGTTCCTGCTGGGGGGCGTTTTTGGGCTGGTGGCGATGTATTTACGCCGCTGGTTACAGGAGACGCCGATCTTTCTGGAGATGCAACAGCGCAAGAAGCTGGCGCAGGAGCTGCCGGTGAAGTCGGTGGTGGTGAAACACCAGAAAGCGGTGGTGATCTCCATGCTTCTGACCTGGCTGCTTTCTGCAGGGATTGTGGTGGTGATTTTAATGTCACCGGTTTGGCTGCAAAAGCAGTACGGTCTGGCCCCGGCGCTGACGTTACAGGCAAACAGCGTGGCGACCATTATGCTTTGTCTGGGGTGTCTGTTGGCGGGCTTTATCGTCGATCGTGTTGGCGCCAGCAAAACCTTTATTATTGGCAGCATCTTGTTGGCTTGTTCGAGCGGGTTGTTCTATCACCTGGCGGGCGCACATTCGCAATACTTATTCCTGCTCTATGGGCTGGTGGGGCTATGTGTGGGTGTGGTAGGCGCTGTGCCATACGTGATGGTGCGCGCGTTTCCTGCGGAAGTCCGCTTTACCGGTATTTCATTTTCCTACAACGTCTCTTACGCCATTTTCGGTGGGCTGACGCCGATTGCCGTGACGCTGTTGATGAGCGTTTCGCCGATGGCGCCGGCCTGGTATGTGCTGGCGTTGTCGCTGGTGGGGTTGGGACTGGGTGTTTGGCTGCGACAGGATATGTATTATCGCGATACGGAAATGCAGGCTGAGCTACAACAGCCGTAA
- the mog gene encoding molybdopterin adenylyltransferase, whose protein sequence is MNTLRIGLVSISDRASSGVYQDKGIPALEAWLSTALTTPFEVQTRLIPDEQAIIEQTLCELVDEMSCHLVLTTGGTGPARRDVTPDATLAVADRQMPGFGEQMRQISLHFVPTAILSRQVGVIRKQALILNLPGQPKSIQETLEGVKDAEGNVVVAGIFASVPYCIQLLEGPYVETVPEIVASFRPKSARRDTNA, encoded by the coding sequence ATGAACACCTTACGTATTGGCTTAGTTTCCATTTCTGACCGCGCCTCCAGCGGTGTCTATCAGGACAAAGGCATTCCGGCGCTGGAAGCGTGGTTATCGACGGCGCTGACCACTCCCTTTGAGGTGCAGACGCGCTTGATTCCTGATGAACAGGCCATCATCGAACAAACGCTGTGTGAGCTGGTGGATGAGATGAGTTGCCATCTGGTGCTGACCACTGGCGGCACCGGTCCTGCGCGTCGCGATGTGACGCCGGATGCTACCCTCGCGGTTGCCGATCGCCAGATGCCTGGTTTTGGCGAACAGATGCGGCAGATTAGTCTGCACTTTGTGCCGACGGCGATCCTGTCACGTCAGGTCGGCGTGATCCGCAAGCAGGCGTTAATCCTCAATTTACCGGGCCAGCCGAAATCCATCCAGGAGACCCTGGAAGGCGTGAAGGATGCAGAGGGGAATGTCGTCGTGGCGGGTATCTTTGCAAGTGTACCGTATTGTATACAGCTCCTTGAGGGGCCGTATGTGGAAACTGTGCCGGAAATCGTAGCATCTTTTCGCCCGAAAAGTGCCAGGCGCGACACAAACGCCTAA
- the tal gene encoding transaldolase, whose product MTDKLTSLRQFTTVVADTGDIAAMKLYQPQDATTNPSLILNAAQIPEYRKLIDDAVAWAKQQSSDRAQQVVDATDKLAVNIGLEILKLVPGRISTEVDARLSYDTDASIAKAKRIIKLYNDAGISNDRILIKLASTWQGIRAAEQLEKEGINCNLTLLFSFAQARACAEAGVFLISPFVGRILDWYKSNTDKKEYAPAEDPGVVSVTEIYEYYKQHGYETVVMGASFRNIGEILELAGCDRLTIAPALLKELAESEGAIERKLSFSGEVKARPERITESEFLWQHNQDPMAVDKLADGIRKFAVDQEKLEKMIGDLL is encoded by the coding sequence ATGACGGACAAATTGACCTCCCTTCGTCAGTTCACCACCGTGGTGGCCGACACCGGAGACATCGCGGCAATGAAGCTGTATCAGCCGCAGGATGCCACAACCAACCCTTCTCTCATTCTTAACGCAGCGCAGATCCCGGAATACCGTAAGCTGATTGATGACGCTGTTGCCTGGGCTAAGCAGCAGAGCAGCGACCGTGCGCAGCAGGTCGTTGACGCAACCGACAAACTGGCAGTGAACATCGGTCTGGAGATCCTGAAACTGGTCCCGGGTCGTATCTCTACGGAAGTGGATGCTCGCCTGTCCTATGACACCGACGCGTCTATCGCCAAAGCGAAACGTATCATCAAGCTGTATAACGATGCAGGCATCAGCAACGATCGCATTCTGATCAAACTGGCTTCAACCTGGCAGGGCATCCGCGCTGCAGAGCAGCTGGAAAAAGAAGGCATCAACTGTAACCTGACGCTGCTGTTCTCCTTCGCGCAGGCACGTGCCTGTGCTGAAGCTGGCGTGTTCCTGATCTCTCCGTTCGTGGGTCGTATTCTTGACTGGTATAAATCCAATACCGACAAGAAAGAGTATGCCCCGGCTGAAGATCCGGGCGTGGTTTCCGTTACGGAGATCTACGAATACTACAAACAGCACGGCTACGAGACGGTTGTGATGGGTGCAAGCTTCCGTAACATCGGCGAAATCCTTGAGCTGGCAGGCTGTGATCGCCTGACTATCGCACCGGCGCTGCTGAAAGAGCTGGCGGAAAGCGAAGGCGCCATCGAGCGTAAACTGTCTTTCTCTGGTGAAGTGAAAGCGCGTCCGGAACGCATCACCGAGTCTGAGTTCCTGTGGCAGCACAACCAGGATCCGATGGCGGTAGACAAACTGGCGGACGGTATCCGTAAGTTTGCTGTCGACCAGGAAAAACTGGAGAAAATGATCGGCGACCTGCTGTAA
- a CDS encoding alanine/glycine:cation symporter family protein: MPDFFTFINDVLWGSVMIYLLFGAGCWFTWRTGFVQFRYIRQVGKSLKNSISPQPGGLTSFQSLCTSLAARIGSGNMAGVALAITAGGPGAVFWMWVAAIIGMATSFAECALAQLYKERDRHGQFRGGPAWYMARGLGMRWMGVLFAIFLLIAYGLVFNSVQANSVSRALKFAFDFPPIATGIVMAIAALLVIVRGIKGVAQMMQWFVPVMALMWVVTSLVVCLINIDQLPDILISIIKSAFGWQEAAGGVAGYTLSQAITSGFQRSMFSNEAGMGSTPNAAAAAASWPPHPAAQGIVQMIGIFIDTLVVCSATAMLVLLAGNGTTYAPMEGIQLVQKAMTVLVGDWGAAFVAVIVILFAFSSIVVNYIYAENNLYFLNLDNKRTIWILRIATCSTVVVGTLLSFPLLWQLADIIMACMAITNLTAILLLSPVVHTLASDYLRQRKLGIRPVFDPLRYPDIEQQLAPDAWDDIPRD; this comes from the coding sequence ATGCCTGATTTTTTCACGTTTATTAATGATGTGCTCTGGGGATCGGTGATGATCTACCTGCTCTTCGGAGCAGGGTGTTGGTTTACCTGGCGCACAGGCTTCGTACAATTTCGCTATATCCGTCAGGTTGGCAAAAGTCTAAAAAACAGCATTAGCCCGCAACCGGGGGGATTAACCTCGTTTCAGTCGCTCTGTACCAGCCTTGCCGCTCGTATCGGTAGTGGCAACATGGCGGGCGTGGCTCTGGCCATTACCGCAGGCGGGCCTGGCGCCGTGTTCTGGATGTGGGTCGCCGCCATCATTGGTATGGCGACGTCATTTGCCGAATGCGCCCTCGCACAGCTCTACAAAGAGCGCGATCGTCACGGTCAGTTTCGCGGAGGCCCCGCCTGGTATATGGCCCGTGGGTTAGGCATGCGCTGGATGGGGGTGTTATTCGCCATCTTTTTGCTGATTGCCTACGGACTGGTATTTAACAGCGTGCAGGCTAACTCTGTGTCCCGCGCCCTCAAATTCGCATTTGATTTCCCGCCGATCGCCACCGGTATTGTCATGGCGATTGCTGCCCTGCTGGTTATTGTCCGGGGGATCAAAGGTGTGGCACAGATGATGCAGTGGTTCGTCCCTGTGATGGCGCTGATGTGGGTGGTCACCAGCCTGGTGGTTTGTCTGATCAACATCGACCAACTGCCTGACATCCTCATTTCTATCATCAAAAGCGCGTTTGGCTGGCAAGAAGCCGCAGGCGGTGTGGCGGGATATACGCTGAGCCAGGCGATCACCAGCGGTTTTCAACGCAGCATGTTTTCCAATGAAGCCGGGATGGGCTCAACGCCTAACGCCGCTGCGGCCGCCGCATCCTGGCCGCCGCACCCTGCGGCGCAAGGGATTGTGCAGATGATCGGTATTTTTATCGATACGCTGGTCGTCTGTAGCGCCACGGCAATGCTGGTTTTACTGGCTGGCAACGGCACGACCTATGCGCCGATGGAAGGGATCCAACTGGTGCAGAAAGCAATGACGGTGCTGGTCGGTGACTGGGGGGCGGCGTTCGTGGCGGTCATCGTGATTCTCTTTGCCTTCAGCTCCATTGTGGTCAACTACATCTACGCGGAAAACAACCTGTACTTTCTGAACCTGGATAACAAGCGCACTATCTGGATTTTACGTATTGCCACCTGCTCTACGGTGGTGGTCGGAACGCTGCTCAGCTTCCCACTGCTCTGGCAACTGGCGGATATCATCATGGCCTGCATGGCGATCACTAACCTGACGGCAATATTGTTGCTCTCTCCGGTGGTACATACCTTAGCCAGCGATTACTTGCGTCAGCGAAAACTGGGCATTCGTCCGGTCTTTGATCCGCTGCGCTACCCGGATATCGAACAGCAACTGGCGCCAGATGCCTGGGACGACATACCACGAGACTAA
- the yaaA gene encoding peroxide stress protein YaaA yields the protein MLILISPAKTLDYQSPLATTRHTLPELLDHSQQLIHVARKLSAPQIGKLMGISDKLADLNATRFHDWQPNFTPENARQAILAFKGDVYTGLQAETFSEADFDFAQQHLRMLSGLYGVLRPLDLMQPYRLEMGIRLENAKGKDLYQFWGDIITDKLNEALAAQGDQVVINLASDEYFRSVKPKKLNAELIKPVFLDEKNGKFKVISFYAKKARGLMSRYIIENRLTKPEQLADFNSEGYFFDEAASGNGELVFKRHQQ from the coding sequence ATGCTGATTCTGATTTCACCAGCAAAAACGCTCGACTACCAGAGCCCGCTGGCAACAACGCGCCATACGTTGCCTGAGCTGCTGGACCACTCCCAGCAACTGATTCATGTGGCGCGCAAACTCTCGGCCCCGCAAATCGGTAAACTGATGGGGATCAGCGATAAGCTCGCTGATCTGAACGCCACCCGTTTTCACGACTGGCAGCCGAACTTCACGCCGGAAAACGCGCGCCAGGCTATTTTGGCCTTTAAAGGTGATGTCTATACCGGATTACAGGCCGAAACCTTCAGCGAAGCCGATTTCGATTTTGCCCAGCAGCATTTGCGTATGCTCTCAGGCCTGTACGGTGTGCTACGTCCGCTGGATCTGATGCAGCCCTATCGTCTGGAAATGGGCATTCGTCTGGAGAACGCCAAAGGGAAGGATCTGTATCAGTTTTGGGGCGATATCATCACGGATAAGCTCAATGAAGCGCTCGCCGCACAGGGCGACCAGGTGGTGATTAATCTTGCCTCGGATGAATACTTCCGTTCCGTGAAGCCGAAGAAACTGAACGCAGAGCTGATTAAACCCGTCTTCCTCGACGAGAAAAACGGCAAGTTCAAAGTCATCAGTTTCTACGCCAAAAAGGCGCGAGGCCTGATGAGCCGCTACATCATTGAAAATCGTCTGACAAAGCCTGAACAGCTCGCCGACTTCAACAGCGAAGGTTACTTCTTTGATGAAGCGGCTTCCGGGAATGGCGAACTGGTGTTTAAGCGTCACCAGCAGTAA
- the thrC gene encoding threonine synthase, with translation MKLYNLKDHNEQVSFAQAVTQGLGKNQGLFFPHDLPEFDLTEVDEMLNQDFVSRSTKILSAFIGDEIPQEVLEERVRAAFAFPAPVAQVEGDVGCLELFHGPTLAFKDFGGRFMAQMLTHISGDKPVTILTATSGDTGAAVAHAFYGLPNVRVVILYPNGKISPLQEKLFCTLGGNIETVAIDGDFDACQALVKQAFDDEELKVALGLNSANSINISRLLAQICYYFEAVAQLPQDARNQLVVSVPSGNFGDLTAGLLAKSLGLPVKRFIAATNVNDTVPRFLQDGQWAPKATQATLSNAMDVSQPNNWPRVEELFRRKIWRLNELGYAAVNDEVTQETMRELKAKGYTSEPHAAVAYRALRDQLNPGEYGLFLGTAHPAKFKESVEAILNETLDLPKELAERADLPLLSQHLPADFAALRKLMMTRG, from the coding sequence ATGAAACTCTACAATCTTAAAGATCACAACGAACAGGTTAGTTTTGCGCAGGCCGTCACGCAGGGGCTGGGCAAAAATCAGGGGCTATTTTTTCCGCACGATCTGCCGGAATTTGACCTGACAGAAGTTGATGAGATGTTGAACCAGGACTTTGTCAGCCGTAGCACAAAGATCCTTTCCGCGTTTATCGGCGATGAAATCCCGCAGGAGGTCCTCGAAGAACGCGTGCGTGCCGCCTTTGCTTTCCCGGCACCGGTTGCCCAGGTGGAGGGCGATGTCGGCTGTCTGGAACTGTTCCACGGCCCGACGCTGGCGTTTAAAGATTTCGGCGGACGTTTTATGGCGCAGATGCTGACCCACATCAGCGGTGACAAGCCGGTGACCATTCTGACGGCAACCTCCGGTGATACCGGCGCGGCTGTGGCACATGCGTTTTATGGTCTGCCGAACGTGCGAGTGGTGATCCTCTATCCGAACGGCAAAATCAGTCCGTTGCAGGAAAAACTGTTCTGCACGCTGGGCGGCAACATTGAAACCGTTGCGATCGACGGCGATTTTGATGCCTGCCAGGCGCTGGTCAAACAGGCGTTTGATGATGAAGAGCTGAAAGTGGCGCTGGGGCTGAACTCGGCTAACTCCATTAATATCAGCCGCCTGCTGGCGCAGATTTGTTACTACTTTGAAGCCGTTGCGCAATTGCCGCAGGACGCGCGAAATCAACTGGTTGTTTCTGTACCGAGCGGCAACTTTGGCGATTTGACGGCGGGCCTGCTGGCGAAATCCCTCGGCCTGCCGGTGAAGCGTTTTATCGCCGCCACCAACGTTAACGACACGGTGCCACGCTTCCTGCAGGACGGACAGTGGGCGCCAAAAGCGACCCAGGCGACGTTGTCTAACGCGATGGACGTGAGTCAGCCGAACAACTGGCCGCGCGTCGAAGAACTGTTCCGCCGTAAAATCTGGCGTCTGAATGAGCTCGGTTACGCTGCTGTGAATGATGAAGTTACGCAGGAAACGATGCGTGAGCTAAAAGCGAAGGGGTATACCTCTGAGCCACATGCGGCGGTAGCGTACCGTGCCTTGCGTGACCAGCTCAATCCGGGCGAGTACGGCCTGTTCCTCGGCACCGCACACCCGGCGAAGTTTAAAGAGAGTGTGGAAGCGATCCTCAATGAAACGCTGGATCTGCCGAAAGAGCTGGCGGAACGCGCGGATCTGCCGCTGCTTTCGCAACATCTGCCGGCAGATTTTGCCGCCCTGCGTAAGCTGATGATGACGCGCGGATAA
- the thrB gene encoding homoserine kinase, which produces MVKVYAPASSANMSVGFDVLGAAVTPVDGSLLGDVVTVEAADSFRLNNLGRFADKLPSEPRENIVYQCWERFCQELGKPIPVTMTLEKNMPIGSGLGSSACSVVAALVAMNEHCGKPLNDTRLLAIMGELEGRISGSIHYDNVAPCFLGGMQLMIEENGIISQQVPGFDEWLWVLAYPGIKVSTAEARAILPAQYRRQDCIAHGRHLAGFIHACYSRQPGLAAKLMKDVIAEPYRERLLPGFAQARQAVAEIGALASGISGSGPTLFALCDKPETAQRVADWLGNHYLQNQEGFVHICRLDTAGARVLG; this is translated from the coding sequence ATGGTTAAAGTTTATGCCCCGGCTTCCAGTGCCAATATGAGCGTTGGATTTGATGTGCTCGGGGCGGCGGTGACCCCCGTTGATGGTTCACTGTTGGGCGACGTGGTAACGGTTGAGGCGGCGGACAGTTTTCGTCTGAACAATCTGGGCCGCTTTGCCGACAAATTGCCATCAGAACCGCGTGAAAATATTGTTTACCAGTGCTGGGAGCGTTTTTGTCAGGAGTTGGGTAAGCCAATTCCGGTGACGATGACACTGGAAAAAAATATGCCGATCGGCTCCGGGCTGGGTTCCAGCGCCTGCTCGGTGGTGGCGGCACTGGTGGCGATGAATGAGCACTGCGGCAAACCGCTTAATGACACGCGTCTGCTGGCGATCATGGGGGAGCTCGAAGGGCGTATCTCCGGCAGCATTCATTACGATAATGTCGCGCCGTGTTTCCTGGGTGGTATGCAGTTGATGATCGAAGAAAACGGCATTATCAGTCAGCAGGTGCCAGGCTTTGATGAGTGGCTGTGGGTGCTCGCCTATCCAGGCATTAAGGTCTCCACAGCGGAAGCGCGGGCCATTTTACCTGCGCAATATCGTCGCCAGGATTGCATTGCCCACGGGCGGCACCTGGCCGGGTTTATTCACGCCTGCTATTCCCGTCAGCCTGGGCTTGCGGCGAAACTGATGAAGGATGTGATTGCCGAACCGTATCGCGAACGTCTGCTGCCTGGTTTTGCACAGGCGCGTCAGGCCGTCGCGGAAATCGGCGCGCTGGCGAGCGGTATTTCCGGTTCAGGGCCGACACTGTTTGCGCTCTGCGATAAACCGGAGACCGCGCAGCGTGTCGCAGACTGGCTGGGAAATCACTATCTGCAAAATCAGGAAGGCTTTGTTCATATTTGCCGGCTGGACACGGCGGGCGCACGAGTACTGGGATAA
- the thrL gene encoding thr operon leader peptide, producing MKRISTTITTTITITTGNGAG from the coding sequence ATGAAACGCATCAGCACCACCATTACCACAACCATCACCATTACCACAGGTAACGGTGCGGGCTGA
- a CDS encoding tRNA/rRNA methyltransferase: MRITIILVAPARAENIGAAARAMKTMGFTQLRIVDSEAHLEPATRWVAHGSGDIIDNIAVFPTLADALIDVDFTVATTARSRAKFHYYATPAELVPLLEEKSAWMKHTALVFGREDSGLTNDELALADILTGVPMVADYPSLNLGQAVMVYCYQLANLMQQPAKEVDSSDEFQLQALRSRIMTLLTSLEVADDVKLVDWLQQRLGQLGQRDTAMLHRLVHDIEKIITK, from the coding sequence ATGCGTATAACTATTATCCTCGTCGCTCCCGCCAGAGCAGAAAACATCGGTGCGGCAGCGCGCGCCATGAAGACTATGGGGTTTACTCAGTTGCGTATCGTCGACAGTGAGGCTCATCTTGAGCCCGCTACACGCTGGGTGGCGCATGGCTCCGGCGATATTATTGATAATATTGCCGTTTTTCCGACCCTTGCGGATGCGCTTATCGATGTTGATTTTACCGTCGCCACCACAGCGCGCAGCCGGGCTAAATTTCATTACTACGCGACACCAGCGGAACTGGTTCCGCTCCTGGAAGAAAAATCAGCCTGGATGAAACATACCGCGTTGGTGTTTGGTCGTGAAGATTCCGGACTGACCAACGATGAACTGGCGCTGGCGGATATCCTGACCGGTGTCCCGATGGTTGCAGATTATCCTTCATTGAATCTGGGTCAGGCAGTAATGGTCTACTGCTATCAATTAGCAAATTTAATGCAACAACCTGCTAAAGAAGTCGATTCATCTGATGAATTTCAGTTACAGGCGTTACGATCACGCATAATGACACTGCTGACCTCTCTGGAGGTGGCGGATGACGTCAAACTGGTCGACTGGCTGCAACAGCGTCTTGGCCAATTGGGGCAGCGAGACACGGCAATGTTGCACCGGCTAGTCCATGATATCGAAAAAATTATCACAAAATAA
- the yjjY gene encoding protein YjjY, whose amino-acid sequence MTKVRNCVLDALSINVNNIISLVVGSSPLDPTVSKTAVILTILTAT is encoded by the coding sequence ATGACTAAAGTACGTAATTGCGTTCTTGATGCACTTTCCATCAACGTCAACAACATCATTAGCTTGGTCGTGGGTAGTTCCCCTCTGGACCCGACAGTGTCAAAAACGGCTGTCATCCTAACCATTTTAACAGCAACATAA
- the arcA gene encoding two-component system response regulator ArcA has product MQTPHILIVEDELVTRNTLKSIFEAEGYDVFEATDGAEMHQILSEYDINLVIMDINLPGKNGLLLARELREQANVALMFLTGRDNEVDKILGLEIGADDYITKPFNPRELTIRARNLLSRTMNLGTVSEERRSVESYKFNGWELDINSRSLIGPDGEQYKLPRSEFRAMLHFCENPGKIQSRAELLKKMTGRELKPHDRTVDVTIRRIRKHFESTPDTPEIIATIHGEGYRFCGDLQD; this is encoded by the coding sequence ATGCAGACCCCGCACATTCTTATCGTTGAAGACGAGTTGGTAACACGCAACACGTTAAAAAGTATTTTCGAAGCGGAAGGCTATGATGTATTCGAAGCGACAGATGGCGCGGAAATGCATCAAATCCTCTCTGAATATGACATCAACCTGGTGATCATGGATATCAACCTGCCAGGCAAAAACGGTCTTTTGCTGGCGCGTGAACTGCGCGAGCAGGCTAACGTTGCGCTGATGTTCCTGACGGGCCGCGATAACGAAGTCGATAAAATTCTCGGCCTCGAGATCGGTGCAGACGACTACATCACCAAGCCGTTTAACCCGCGCGAACTGACTATCCGTGCTCGCAACCTTCTGTCTCGTACCATGAACCTGGGTACCGTCAGTGAAGAGCGTCGTAGCGTTGAAAGTTACAAGTTCAACGGTTGGGAACTGGATATCAACAGCCGTTCTCTGATCGGGCCTGATGGCGAACAGTACAAACTGCCGCGCAGCGAGTTCCGCGCCATGCTTCACTTCTGCGAGAACCCGGGCAAGATCCAGTCTCGTGCTGAGCTGCTGAAGAAAATGACCGGCCGTGAGCTGAAACCGCATGACCGCACCGTTGACGTCACTATCCGTCGTATTCGTAAGCATTTTGAATCGACGCCAGACACGCCGGAAATTATCGCGACTATTCACGGTGAAGGTTACCGTTTCTGTGGCGATCTGCAGGATTAA